In one Corallococcus silvisoli genomic region, the following are encoded:
- a CDS encoding efflux RND transporter permease subunit: MFIDFFIRRPVFAIVCSILLTLAGAIAIPTLPIAQYPDLAPPQVTVTATYVGASAEVVESAVTIPLEQELNGVEGMRYITSTSGNDGTSTITLTFEATRDIEVAAVDVQNRVSRAAARLPSQVNQTGIIVNKASSQILLSVALFSADDRYDAKFLSNYADVNLKDAIKRVRGVGEVRIFGERRFSMRLWLDPTELARRKLTPQDVTRALQEQNLQVAAGQVGQPPSAEDQPYQFAVRARGRLMEPEEFGDIVLLRQEDGRSVRVKDVGRVELGAENYSTLLRFGGKQAVGIATFQLPTANALEVRDAVYAELVRLSAQFPPGMEFQTGTDTTLAVRATLREVVQTLVEAIALVIVVIFLFLHGWRSVLITALTLPVSLVGTFAFVRWMGFSVNTLTLFGLTLATGLVVDDAIVVIENIERLMKERALSAPQAARAGMKEVSGAVVAISIVLVAVFIPVAFFPGTTGAIYRQFALTLTASVALSTFCALTLTPALSARMLTNHAGTKWGFFRAVDAVLDRTRDLYGRGLRRLLKHPALLLMAFLLCIGVTGVLLKVTPTGFIPDEDQGYLIISVQGPEGSSLAQTEKVMAEVEKVLQAQPEVRAIFANGGFSPQSTGPNMASIFVALKSWEERPGREQSVAALVERLRGPLSQLGGARVVPFQPPAIRGVGAVGGFQYVIEDTAGTRSLDELASAAQQLMAKGNEDARLRGVFTGFNADTPLLDVEVDRQKAKALGVPIEQIFSTMQLYMGSQYVNDFNYANRAYRVYVQADQQFRDSPLDIGAFYVRSDSGDMIPLESLVKVETTVSAQVIRHHNLFRAVELSGQPAPGESSGQAMEAMEALAERHLPQGMSAEWAGISLEQKQSGAQTLLIFALGLLFVFLVLAAQYESFSLPLVILLSVPLALLGALGLQYLRGYANDVFCQLGLVMLVGLASKNAILIVEFAEQLREHGRSATDAVVEASEVRLRPILMTSIAFLLGVVPMMTASGAGAASRNSLGTAVFGGMLVSTGVNLVFIPGLYVLMQKLRGGAKRAVDDVAPVAASSH; the protein is encoded by the coding sequence ATGTTCATCGACTTCTTCATCCGCCGGCCCGTCTTCGCCATCGTCTGCTCCATCCTGCTGACGCTGGCGGGCGCCATCGCCATCCCCACGCTGCCCATCGCCCAGTATCCGGACCTCGCGCCACCGCAGGTGACCGTCACCGCCACCTACGTGGGCGCCAGCGCGGAGGTCGTGGAGAGCGCCGTCACCATCCCCCTGGAGCAGGAGCTCAACGGGGTGGAGGGCATGCGCTACATCACCTCCACCAGCGGCAATGACGGCACCAGCACCATCACCCTCACCTTCGAAGCCACCCGGGACATCGAGGTCGCGGCGGTGGACGTGCAGAACCGGGTCAGCCGTGCCGCCGCGCGCCTGCCCTCCCAGGTGAACCAGACGGGCATCATCGTCAACAAGGCCTCCAGCCAGATCCTCCTGTCCGTGGCGCTGTTCAGCGCGGACGACCGCTACGACGCGAAGTTCCTCAGCAACTACGCGGACGTGAACCTCAAGGACGCCATCAAGCGCGTGCGCGGCGTGGGCGAGGTGCGCATCTTCGGCGAGCGGCGGTTCTCCATGCGCCTGTGGCTGGACCCCACGGAGCTGGCGCGGCGCAAGCTCACGCCCCAGGACGTCACGCGCGCCCTCCAGGAGCAGAACCTCCAGGTGGCCGCGGGCCAGGTGGGCCAGCCGCCCTCCGCGGAGGATCAGCCCTACCAGTTCGCGGTGCGCGCGCGAGGCCGGCTGATGGAGCCGGAGGAGTTCGGCGACATCGTCCTCCTGCGCCAGGAGGACGGCAGGAGCGTCCGCGTGAAGGACGTGGGCCGGGTGGAGCTGGGCGCGGAGAACTACAGCACGCTGCTGCGCTTCGGCGGGAAGCAGGCCGTGGGCATCGCCACCTTCCAGCTCCCCACCGCCAACGCCCTGGAGGTGCGCGACGCCGTCTACGCGGAGCTGGTGCGGCTGTCCGCCCAGTTCCCACCGGGCATGGAGTTCCAGACGGGCACGGACACCACGCTCGCGGTGCGCGCCACCCTCCGCGAGGTGGTCCAGACGCTGGTGGAAGCCATCGCCCTGGTCATCGTCGTCATCTTCCTGTTCCTGCACGGCTGGCGCAGCGTGCTCATCACCGCGCTCACCCTCCCCGTCTCGCTGGTGGGCACCTTCGCCTTCGTGCGGTGGATGGGCTTCTCCGTCAACACCCTCACCCTCTTCGGCCTCACCCTGGCCACGGGCCTGGTGGTGGATGACGCCATCGTCGTCATCGAGAACATCGAGCGGCTGATGAAGGAGCGGGCGCTGTCGGCCCCCCAGGCCGCGCGCGCGGGCATGAAGGAGGTGTCGGGCGCGGTCGTCGCCATCTCCATCGTGCTGGTGGCCGTGTTCATCCCGGTGGCCTTCTTCCCCGGCACCACCGGCGCCATCTACCGCCAGTTCGCCCTCACCCTCACCGCGTCGGTGGCCCTCTCCACCTTCTGCGCGCTCACCCTCACGCCCGCGCTCTCCGCGCGGATGCTCACGAACCATGCCGGGACGAAGTGGGGGTTCTTCCGCGCGGTGGACGCGGTGCTCGACCGGACGCGCGACCTGTACGGGCGGGGGCTGCGCCGGCTGCTGAAGCACCCGGCCCTCCTCCTGATGGCGTTCCTGCTGTGCATCGGCGTCACGGGGGTGCTCCTCAAGGTGACGCCCACGGGCTTCATCCCCGACGAGGACCAGGGCTACCTGATCATCTCCGTGCAGGGGCCGGAGGGCTCGTCGCTCGCCCAGACGGAAAAGGTGATGGCGGAGGTGGAGAAGGTGCTCCAGGCCCAGCCAGAGGTGCGCGCCATCTTCGCCAACGGCGGCTTCTCCCCGCAGAGCACGGGCCCCAACATGGCCAGCATCTTCGTCGCCTTGAAGTCATGGGAGGAGCGGCCCGGCCGTGAGCAGTCGGTGGCCGCGCTCGTCGAGCGGCTGCGAGGCCCCCTGAGCCAGTTGGGCGGCGCGCGCGTCGTGCCCTTCCAGCCCCCCGCCATCCGCGGCGTCGGCGCCGTGGGCGGCTTCCAGTACGTCATCGAGGACACCGCCGGCACCCGCTCACTGGACGAGCTCGCGTCAGCCGCGCAGCAGCTGATGGCGAAGGGCAACGAGGACGCCCGGCTTCGCGGCGTCTTCACCGGCTTCAACGCGGACACGCCCCTCCTGGACGTGGAGGTGGACCGCCAGAAGGCCAAGGCCCTGGGCGTCCCCATCGAGCAGATCTTCAGCACCATGCAGCTCTACATGGGCAGCCAGTACGTCAACGACTTCAACTACGCGAACCGCGCGTACCGCGTCTACGTCCAGGCCGACCAGCAGTTCCGCGACAGCCCCCTGGACATCGGCGCCTTCTACGTGCGCAGCGACAGCGGGGACATGATTCCGCTGGAGTCGCTGGTGAAGGTGGAGACCACCGTGTCCGCGCAGGTCATCCGCCACCACAACCTCTTCCGGGCGGTGGAGCTCAGCGGCCAGCCCGCGCCCGGCGAGTCCTCCGGACAGGCGATGGAGGCGATGGAGGCCCTGGCCGAGCGACACCTGCCCCAGGGCATGAGCGCGGAGTGGGCGGGCATCAGCCTGGAGCAGAAGCAGAGCGGAGCCCAGACGCTCCTCATCTTCGCGCTGGGCCTGCTCTTCGTCTTCCTGGTGCTGGCGGCGCAGTACGAGAGCTTCAGCCTGCCGCTCGTCATCCTCCTCTCGGTGCCGCTGGCCCTCCTGGGCGCGCTCGGCCTGCAGTACCTGCGCGGCTACGCCAACGACGTGTTCTGCCAGCTGGGGCTCGTGATGCTGGTGGGGCTGGCCAGCAAGAACGCCATCCTCATCGTGGAGTTCGCGGAGCAGCTGCGCGAGCACGGCCGGAGCGCCACCGACGCGGTGGTGGAGGCATCCGAGGTCCGCCTGCGCCCCATCCTCATGACGTCGATTGCCTTCCTCCTCGGCGTGGTGCCGATGATGACCGCCTCCGGCGCGGGCGCGGCGTCGCGCAACTCCCTGGGGACGGCCGTCTTCGGCGGCATGCTGGTGTCCACGGGGGTGAACCTCGTCTTCATCCCCGGCCTCTACGTCCTGATGCAGAAGCTGCGCGGCGGGGCGAAGCGGGCCGTGGACGACGTGGCGCCCGTGGCGGCTTCGTCACACTGA
- a CDS encoding efflux RND transporter periplasmic adaptor subunit translates to MKMLWSMAVIAAVAGCSENKAPPAAPPPREIEAVSLAPQAVRETGEYLGNLLSRRSVAVLPQVAGAVRRIHVRPGQQVEEGAPLVEVDAREETAALDSAQAQLSASQVQLELARRTRARTEALHGEGLASAQELENVRAQVEAAEAAARSSAAQVTQRQVQLQLNVVRAPFAGTVDDVLVRVGDSVSASTPLTHVAQADVLEVGVWIPPTRARALKPDTVLELLDARGAVLLTSRVFFIAPQADPRTQLVEVKAAFRNTVGLRPNELVRARIVYSARDALRIPALAVVRQSGQPFALVVRAQGAGAVVERRPITLGALGDQAYVVEGGLKTGDVVAVSSIQALRDGMSVKVKHPGAPPPSQTLANVPPASGH, encoded by the coding sequence ATGAAGATGTTGTGGAGCATGGCGGTGATCGCGGCCGTGGCCGGCTGCTCGGAGAACAAGGCGCCCCCCGCCGCACCTCCGCCACGCGAAATCGAAGCGGTCTCGCTGGCGCCGCAGGCAGTGCGTGAGACGGGTGAGTATCTGGGCAACCTGCTGTCGCGGCGGAGCGTCGCCGTGCTGCCACAGGTCGCGGGCGCCGTGCGCCGCATCCACGTGCGCCCCGGTCAGCAGGTGGAGGAAGGCGCGCCGCTGGTGGAGGTGGACGCGCGCGAGGAGACGGCCGCGCTCGACAGCGCGCAGGCACAACTGAGCGCATCCCAGGTCCAGCTGGAGCTGGCCCGCCGCACCCGCGCCCGCACCGAGGCACTTCACGGAGAAGGCCTCGCCAGCGCGCAGGAGCTGGAGAACGTCCGGGCGCAGGTGGAGGCCGCGGAGGCCGCGGCTCGCTCGTCGGCCGCGCAGGTGACGCAGCGCCAGGTGCAACTCCAGCTCAACGTGGTGCGAGCGCCCTTCGCGGGCACCGTGGATGACGTGCTGGTGCGCGTGGGAGACTCCGTCAGCGCCTCCACGCCGCTGACCCACGTGGCGCAAGCGGATGTCCTCGAAGTGGGCGTGTGGATCCCCCCGACACGCGCGCGCGCCCTGAAGCCAGACACGGTGCTGGAGCTCCTGGACGCGCGAGGGGCGGTGCTGCTCACCAGCAGGGTCTTCTTCATCGCGCCCCAGGCCGACCCGCGGACCCAGCTGGTGGAGGTGAAGGCCGCCTTCCGCAACACGGTGGGCCTGCGCCCCAACGAGCTGGTGCGCGCGCGCATCGTCTATTCGGCGCGCGACGCGCTGCGGATTCCAGCGCTGGCGGTGGTGCGCCAGAGCGGCCAGCCCTTCGCCCTCGTGGTGCGGGCGCAGGGCGCAGGGGCGGTGGTGGAGCGCCGCCCCATCACCCTGGGAGCCCTGGGTGATCAGGCCTACGTCGTGGAAGGGGGCCTGAAGACAGGGGACGTGGTGGCCGTGTCGTCCATCCAGGCCCTGCGCGACGGCATGTCCGTGAAGGTGAAGCACCCCGGCGCCCCTCCGCCCTCCCAGACCCTGGCGAACGTGCCACCAGCGAGCGGCCACTGA
- a CDS encoding TolC family protein, which produces MAPPSVLLLALAAVSTQAVAPSSSDLPPATRPPAVEDSMLTPVPAAPRLVKSWDEALALMRERSTDLRGAEASVERASGRWRQALSALLPNARAQAGVALDLLNPDVPSGVLPGAAGDNHTVTAPTGTLGATLTQAVVDLSAWRGLSAAREAETGAVASLQDTRRRLTLGLAQVLVATVAAERAAEINRVGLRRALERAALTQRTLELGAGNQLDVVRVDQDVAVARGALIAGDEQLRRTREALGLSLGFGQSMGVDPAFDLRGLVERTRNTCAPLESLDARPDLVAARAQVESARESRRQAAAGYLPTLGVSSTLAGLTTDPGFGRIATWNVAAVLSVPLWEGGGRGGLVRERTGVEAQAEAALERARRDVELEVARARRSVEVAEALVKNAVESRDLAERTDRLTRRAYEVGRGGSLDLVQSGAALRQAELDLVLREFTLVQARLDAFLTEARCDR; this is translated from the coding sequence ATGGCCCCTCCTTCCGTCCTCCTCCTCGCGCTCGCCGCGGTCTCGACCCAGGCCGTGGCGCCCTCCTCCTCCGACCTGCCTCCGGCCACCCGCCCACCCGCGGTGGAGGACTCGATGCTCACCCCTGTCCCGGCCGCGCCCCGGCTCGTGAAGAGCTGGGATGAGGCGCTCGCACTGATGCGCGAGCGGTCCACGGACCTGCGCGGCGCCGAAGCGAGCGTGGAGCGCGCGAGCGGGCGCTGGCGTCAGGCCCTCTCCGCGCTGCTGCCCAATGCGCGCGCCCAGGCGGGCGTGGCGCTGGATCTCCTCAATCCCGACGTTCCTTCGGGGGTGCTTCCCGGCGCCGCGGGAGACAACCACACCGTCACCGCCCCCACGGGAACCCTTGGCGCGACGCTGACGCAGGCGGTGGTGGACCTGAGCGCGTGGAGGGGACTGTCGGCGGCCCGGGAGGCGGAGACGGGCGCGGTGGCCAGCCTTCAAGACACCCGGCGTCGGCTCACCCTGGGGCTGGCGCAGGTGCTGGTGGCTACCGTGGCCGCTGAACGCGCCGCGGAGATCAACCGCGTGGGCCTGAGGCGCGCGCTGGAGCGTGCCGCGCTCACGCAGCGCACCTTGGAGCTGGGTGCGGGCAACCAGTTGGACGTGGTGCGCGTCGATCAGGACGTGGCGGTGGCTCGCGGCGCGCTCATCGCCGGGGACGAACAGTTGCGCCGGACGCGCGAGGCGTTGGGCCTCTCGCTGGGCTTCGGCCAGTCCATGGGCGTCGACCCGGCCTTCGACTTGCGGGGGCTCGTGGAGCGGACGCGCAATACCTGCGCCCCGCTGGAGAGCCTGGACGCGCGGCCCGACCTGGTGGCGGCGCGCGCCCAGGTGGAGTCCGCGCGAGAGAGCCGGAGGCAGGCCGCCGCGGGCTATCTGCCCACGCTGGGCGTCAGCAGCACGCTCGCGGGCCTCACCACGGACCCGGGCTTCGGTCGCATCGCGACGTGGAACGTCGCCGCCGTGCTCTCGGTGCCTCTCTGGGAGGGCGGCGGGCGCGGAGGGCTGGTGCGGGAGCGTACGGGCGTGGAGGCCCAGGCGGAGGCGGCGCTGGAGCGCGCCCGCCGCGACGTGGAGCTGGAGGTGGCGCGGGCCCGCCGCAGCGTGGAGGTGGCCGAAGCGCTGGTGAAGAACGCGGTGGAGTCGCGGGACCTCGCCGAGCGCACCGACCGGCTCACCCGCCGCGCCTACGAAGTGGGCCGTGGCGGCAGCCTCGATCTGGTGCAGAGCGGCGCGGCCCTGCGACAGGCGGAGCTGGACCTGGTGCTGCGCGAGTTCACGCTCGTCCAGGCACGCCTGGACGCGTTCCTGACGGAGGCCCGATGCGACAGGTGA
- a CDS encoding outer membrane lipoprotein-sorting protein produces MLRKPLVVSFLALGLTFAPTIAAAGEGAGCTQGSSQASMTLQTVVDKHLKAMGGKERIKAAKTFQITTRVTEGTTVTTSTLRRARPNLLRNDMDTNGAQVTRLFDGQQGWVVEGTAAPKQVSQELNALMAEGAVFDDALLDPKARGVVTLALDGTVEVEGAPAFKLVLTRARETEVRFIDAKSFLEVRRTYAGTQEGKAFNKTMAFSDYRDVDGIMLSHHVRWEADGKPGEKVVQSARYDAPVDAATFKATTPRS; encoded by the coding sequence ATGCTGCGCAAGCCCCTCGTCGTCTCGTTCCTGGCCCTCGGTCTGACGTTCGCGCCCACCATCGCGGCGGCGGGCGAAGGCGCCGGATGCACCCAGGGTTCCTCCCAGGCTTCGATGACGCTCCAGACGGTCGTCGACAAGCACCTGAAGGCCATGGGCGGCAAGGAGCGGATCAAGGCCGCGAAGACGTTTCAGATCACCACCCGCGTCACCGAGGGCACCACGGTGACGACTTCGACCCTGCGGCGTGCGCGACCCAACCTCTTGCGCAACGACATGGACACGAACGGCGCCCAGGTCACCAGGCTGTTCGATGGGCAGCAGGGCTGGGTGGTGGAGGGGACGGCCGCGCCGAAGCAAGTGAGCCAGGAGCTGAACGCGCTGATGGCCGAGGGCGCGGTGTTCGATGACGCCCTGCTGGACCCGAAGGCCCGGGGCGTCGTCACGCTGGCGCTGGACGGCACGGTGGAGGTGGAGGGCGCTCCCGCGTTCAAGCTGGTCCTCACCCGCGCCCGGGAGACGGAGGTCCGCTTCATCGACGCGAAGTCCTTCCTGGAGGTGCGCCGCACGTATGCCGGCACCCAGGAGGGCAAGGCGTTCAACAAGACGATGGCCTTCTCCGATTACCGCGACGTGGACGGCATCATGCTGAGCCACCACGTGCGGTGGGAGGCCGACGGTAAGCCGGGCGAGAAGGTCGTCCAGAGCGCCCGCTACGACGCGCCCGTCGACGCCGCCACGTTCAAGGCGACGACGCCGCGCAGCTGA
- a CDS encoding LytR/AlgR family response regulator transcription factor — translation MNASACIRTLLVDDEPLAREGLRLLLSTDPEVRVVGEAGNGPEAVRLIREQRPDLVLLDVQMPELNGFEVLSHLGPGEMPAVIFVTAYDRYALRAFDIHALDYLLKPFRDDRFHDAVGRAKAQIRLRRMSDLSQRLMSVLSTYGERDITPPPTMAPAPPAAPEPWVRRLAIRDTGRVVFLDVDEIEYIEAADYYVQIHAGGKAYLHRETMQSLEARLDPERFMRIHRSAIVNSRRIRELRSEGRRELVVVLTGGAELRVARSHREKFQHLG, via the coding sequence ATGAACGCGTCCGCCTGCATCCGCACCCTCCTCGTGGATGACGAGCCGCTCGCTCGCGAGGGGCTGCGCCTGCTGCTCTCCACGGACCCGGAGGTCCGCGTGGTGGGTGAGGCCGGCAACGGACCGGAGGCGGTGCGCCTCATCCGCGAGCAGCGGCCGGACCTCGTCCTGCTCGACGTGCAGATGCCGGAGCTCAATGGCTTCGAGGTGCTCTCCCACCTGGGCCCTGGCGAGATGCCCGCCGTCATCTTCGTCACCGCGTATGACCGCTACGCCCTGCGCGCCTTCGACATCCACGCGCTCGACTACCTGCTCAAGCCCTTCCGCGACGACCGCTTCCACGACGCCGTCGGCCGCGCCAAGGCGCAGATCCGCCTGAGGCGCATGTCCGACCTCAGCCAGCGACTGATGTCCGTGCTCTCCACCTATGGCGAGCGCGACATCACGCCCCCACCCACCATGGCACCGGCCCCTCCCGCCGCGCCGGAGCCATGGGTGCGCAGGCTGGCAATCCGCGACACGGGCCGGGTCGTGTTCCTGGACGTGGATGAGATCGAATACATCGAGGCCGCCGACTACTACGTGCAGATCCACGCGGGCGGGAAGGCGTACCTCCACCGCGAGACGATGCAGAGCCTGGAGGCGCGGTTGGATCCGGAGCGCTTCATGCGCATCCACCGCTCGGCCATCGTCAACTCGCGCCGCATCCGCGAGCTGCGCAGCGAAGGGCGCAGGGAGCTCGTGGTGGTGCTGACGGGCGGCGCCGAACTGCGCGTGGCGCGCAGCCACCGGGAGAAGTTCCAGCACCTGGGCTGA
- a CDS encoding sensor histidine kinase codes for MESTSPAASHLLPPPAVSLRPEASASAPSAWLRQARRLPLLLLAYAVPGVITSSQTYFYAQAKDPTYPFTQALLLHLPPWWYWALVTPLIVALGRRFRLERGVWRRSLAVHVPVLVGLIIPHLFLIIAVNRFAEEKWYLDNSLGFIMPMLLGKYGVTDIPVYGGILAVGAALEYQRRYVEGALIQSQLETRLVHAQLDALRAQLHPHFLFNTLNAISVLVRKQDTAGSIRMITGVSELLRMALNTTGRQQVPLHEDLAFLERYLDIEQTRFQDRLQVVRAIDPAALGALVPSLILQPLVENAIKHGLATRSGAGRVELRAARDGARLLLEVLDDGPGLAPGWDTPDGGIGVANVRARLHSLYADRHVFSLENRAGGGVRARLELPFQPASPSE; via the coding sequence GTGGAATCCACCTCCCCCGCCGCGAGCCACCTCCTGCCGCCTCCCGCCGTGAGCCTCCGGCCGGAGGCTTCCGCGTCCGCGCCGTCCGCGTGGCTCCGTCAGGCGCGCCGCCTGCCGCTGCTCCTGCTGGCCTACGCCGTGCCGGGGGTCATCACCTCCAGCCAGACCTACTTCTACGCCCAGGCGAAGGACCCCACGTACCCGTTCACCCAGGCCCTGCTGCTGCATCTGCCACCCTGGTGGTACTGGGCGCTGGTCACGCCCCTCATCGTCGCGCTCGGGCGGCGCTTCCGCCTGGAGCGCGGCGTCTGGCGTCGCTCGCTCGCGGTGCACGTGCCCGTCCTCGTCGGGCTGATCATTCCCCACCTGTTCCTCATCATCGCCGTCAACCGCTTCGCGGAGGAGAAGTGGTACCTGGACAACTCGCTGGGCTTCATCATGCCCATGCTGTTGGGCAAGTACGGCGTCACGGACATCCCTGTCTATGGGGGCATCCTCGCCGTGGGCGCCGCCCTGGAGTACCAGCGCCGCTATGTCGAGGGAGCGCTGATCCAATCGCAGCTGGAGACGCGACTGGTCCACGCGCAGTTGGACGCCCTGCGCGCGCAGCTGCACCCGCACTTCCTCTTCAACACGCTCAACGCCATCTCCGTCCTGGTGCGCAAGCAGGACACCGCCGGCTCCATCCGGATGATCACCGGCGTCAGCGAGCTGCTGCGCATGGCGCTCAACACCACCGGCCGCCAGCAGGTCCCGCTCCATGAGGACCTGGCCTTCCTGGAGCGCTACCTCGACATCGAGCAGACGCGCTTCCAGGACCGGCTCCAGGTGGTCCGCGCCATCGACCCCGCGGCGCTCGGCGCGCTCGTGCCCAGCCTCATCCTCCAGCCGCTCGTGGAGAACGCCATCAAGCACGGCCTCGCCACCCGCTCCGGCGCTGGACGCGTGGAGCTGCGCGCGGCGCGCGACGGAGCCCGGCTGCTGCTGGAGGTGCTCGATGACGGCCCGGGGCTCGCGCCCGGCTGGGACACCCCGGACGGCGGCATCGGCGTGGCCAACGTGCGGGCGCGGTTGCACTCGCTCTACGCGGACCGCCACGTCTTCTCCCTGGAGAACCGCGCCGGGGGGGGCGTGCGCGCCCGCCTGGAGCTTCCCTTCCAGCCGGCCTCGCCCTCGGAATGA
- a CDS encoding sigma 54-interacting transcriptional regulator, whose translation MPDELMGRHPEVTHDARELVELATTEEGVAELLRRGLDWLTRVVPFDLATLFLLKEGKLEAVAARGPLANQAVRKHSLQLSDFPSLRQALETRRARAFTEEDHAHGDGDPFDGVLDLPEGHACMVVPLCAGERCYGVLTLDRVQCETYAQPVVDLVEVYGQMLATALQGAEQRAVVERLHRQDHEHAKLLESQLGGESEGILETSLSPVMQDLARRARQVAETDTPVLITGETGTGKERLARAIHRWSPRADQPFVSLNCAAIPAGLLESELFGHVKGAFTGANRDRAGRFQMAHGGTLLLDEIGELPVELQAKLLRALQEKTFEPVGSDKTVKADVRILAATHVDLHQAIAQKRFREDLFYRLSVFPLRLPPLRERREDLPQLAAFLLEEQARRIGRRGIRVSTSGLARLAAYDWPGNLRELANALERATILTSGPELSSQSFDLPGDRARVTPVEETAAPLQAGAKVLTLAAVQREHILRVLTLTRGRVYGDGGAAALLGLKPSTLQSRMKKLGIARLEGFSAADEV comes from the coding sequence ATGCCGGACGAACTCATGGGACGCCACCCGGAAGTGACACACGATGCCCGGGAGCTGGTCGAGCTGGCCACCACCGAAGAAGGGGTGGCGGAGCTGCTCCGGCGTGGACTGGATTGGCTGACCCGGGTGGTGCCGTTCGACCTGGCCACGCTGTTCCTCCTCAAGGAGGGGAAGCTGGAGGCGGTGGCGGCGCGCGGTCCGCTGGCGAACCAGGCGGTGCGCAAGCATTCGCTCCAGTTGTCGGACTTCCCTTCGCTGCGGCAGGCGCTGGAGACGCGGCGCGCGCGGGCGTTCACGGAGGAGGACCACGCGCACGGGGATGGGGACCCCTTCGACGGGGTGCTGGACCTGCCCGAGGGGCACGCGTGCATGGTGGTGCCGCTGTGCGCGGGGGAGCGCTGCTACGGCGTGCTGACGTTGGACCGCGTGCAGTGCGAGACCTACGCGCAGCCGGTGGTGGACCTGGTGGAGGTGTACGGGCAGATGCTGGCCACGGCGCTCCAGGGCGCCGAGCAACGCGCGGTGGTGGAGCGGCTGCACCGCCAGGACCACGAGCACGCGAAGCTGTTGGAGTCGCAGCTGGGCGGGGAGTCGGAAGGCATCCTGGAGACGTCGCTGAGTCCGGTGATGCAGGACCTGGCCCGGCGCGCCCGGCAGGTGGCGGAGACGGACACGCCGGTGCTCATCACCGGCGAGACGGGCACGGGCAAGGAGCGTCTGGCGCGGGCCATCCACCGCTGGAGTCCGCGGGCGGACCAGCCCTTCGTGTCGCTCAACTGCGCGGCGATCCCGGCGGGGCTGCTGGAGAGCGAGCTGTTCGGCCACGTGAAGGGCGCGTTCACCGGGGCGAACCGCGACCGGGCGGGCCGCTTCCAGATGGCGCACGGAGGCACGCTGCTGCTGGATGAGATTGGCGAGCTGCCGGTGGAGCTGCAGGCGAAGCTGCTGCGCGCGCTGCAGGAGAAGACGTTCGAGCCGGTGGGCAGCGACAAGACGGTGAAGGCGGACGTGCGCATCCTGGCGGCGACGCATGTGGACCTGCACCAGGCCATCGCGCAGAAGCGCTTCCGCGAGGACCTGTTCTACCGCCTGAGCGTGTTCCCGCTGCGGCTGCCGCCCCTGCGCGAGCGGCGCGAGGACCTGCCGCAGCTGGCCGCGTTCCTGCTGGAGGAGCAGGCGCGGCGCATTGGCCGGCGCGGCATCCGGGTGTCGACCTCCGGGCTGGCGCGGCTGGCGGCGTATGACTGGCCGGGCAACCTGCGTGAGCTGGCGAACGCGCTGGAGCGCGCCACCATCCTCACGAGCGGCCCGGAGCTGTCGTCGCAGTCCTTCGACCTTCCAGGGGATCGGGCGCGGGTGACGCCGGTGGAGGAGACCGCGGCGCCGCTGCAGGCCGGGGCGAAGGTGCTCACGCTGGCGGCCGTGCAGCGCGAACACATCCTGCGGGTGCTCACGCTCACGCGGGGCCGGGTCTACGGAGACGGCGGGGCGGCGGCGCTGCTGGGGCTCAAGCCGTCCACGCTGCAGAGCCGGATGAAGAAGCTGGGCATCGCGCGGCTGGAGGGGTTCTCGGCCGCGGACGAGGTGTGA